GTCACAGTTCATGTAAGAGCGGACGAACCGCCAACCGTCGAGATTACGTCGCCTCAGAATTACCAACACTTCAAGCAGGGCGACCCAATACCTATAAACGTATTAGCAACGGATGTTGAGGGAATAAAGTACGTTGAGCTTTACCTAGACGGAAATCTTATTAAGAACTGGACATCTGGGCCATACGAGTATACAATAACTGAAACACTCTCGGCTGGTCCTCACACTCTAAAGGCAATCGCAGTTGATACAGTGGGGCAGAAAGTGGAAGACACAATTGTGTTCTATATCGATCCATCAGAAGATAACGTTCCCACCGTACAGATTACAAACAAAGAAGACTTGACATCAAAGGAGTTCACACAGAGTGACACTATAATGGTGACTGTAAGCGCCCAAGATGAAAATGGTCTGGCAAGGATTGAATATTGGGTAAACGAAAAGCTAGTAACCACACACAACGTGAACACCACGTCAATAACAGACATAACATCACTCTCTGGCAAGATCTTTGCCCCAGGTGAGAACATCCTTACGGTGGTTGCATACAACAAACTCGGTTACTTCAACTACGATTCTGTAGTCATCAAAATCTCCAAAGATGACCCCCCCACAATCGATCTGATAGCCCCAGCAAACGGGACCCGGATATCCCGTGGAGTCCTCCTAAACGTGAGTGCCACCCTAATGGATGACCATGGAGTTACAAAACTTGAGATATATTTAGACTCTGTGGCCATGAGCAACCTGATTGACTCAGTAGAGATACCAAACATGACATCATATACTTACACAAACACATTAAACACTTCCAAATGGTCAGTAGGCATACACACAATAATACTCTTGGCCACCGACACCAGCAATCAAAAATCCAAGATAACCGTAAAAATAAAGATAAGCGGACCCAGTATAGATGAATACGATGATAACATTAACAGTGCGGACAAAGTCTACTTCGTCTTCAATAACGTGGGCACACCAGATGCATTTTCAGTATCTCAGTACCTATCACGCACAGTTCCACTAAGCGTCAGAACAATCTCAAAGCCGGTCAGCGAATTTGACCTGAATGAAGTTACATCCAGTGATGTTGTGATTTCCGTCGGAGGCCCACTTGTGAATCCTGTAACTGCACAGTACGAGGACATTGCACCAGTTCACATGGTCCTTGATGGACGGACGATAACAATAGTTTCTCCTCAGGGCAACGTTACGTGGACTGCTCCAAAGCCGTGGTGGAATGTTACAGAAGGCTACTTCATAATCCAAGTCTTTAACGACGAGAAAATAGGGTCCTTTGTAGTTACTATCTACGGCACGGACGCAGACAGTACCGCCGCTGGAGCTTATTACTTCGCCACCCAAATTTATCCAAATCTTGATTCATACATTGGCATTAGTTACTTTGTTGGTCTCTGGCAGGATACTGAGCTTGGGGCGGACATTCCACTCCCTGGAGCAAGCCAAGGGGACACGAGCGGATTCAGCGCAGGGGACAGCATAGAAATCGTCTTTAGCGGATGATTTCTTTTTATTTCAGTTTCACTTTCTTATCCCCACCAGTAAGTAACTTTGGAATTAACATTCATACTCCTGTGTCCGAGAGTAAGGAATGTGACCGGATCGAGAGGTCATCATAAGGCATTTTAACCCCCTCCCCCAACTTTTCTCGGTGGTGATATGAGGGCGTTCATAGCCATTGAGGTCAGCGACGAGGTTCGAGATAACCTGCTAAAGGCCCAGGAGAGGATAGGGAGCAAGTCGGCAAAGATAAAGTTCGTCGAGAGGGAGAACTTCCACGTCACGCTCAAGTTCCTCGGGGAGATTGACGAAATAACAGCGGAGGAGGTCAAGAGAGCCCTGGAGGAAATAGCGAAGAAGCACAAGAAGCACCGCGTTAGGGTGAAGGGGATAGGGGTCTTCCCGAACCCGAACTACGTGAGGGTGATATGGGCCGGAATAGAGAACGACGAGGGCATAAAGGCCATCGCCAGGGACGTCGAAAGGGAGATGAGAAGGTTAGGCTTCAAGAAGGAAAAGGACTTCGTGGCCCACATAACCATCGGCCGCGTCAAGTTCGTGCGCGATAAACTCGAGCTGGCGATGGCACTGAAAGATTTGGCCAACGAGGACTTCGGCGAGTTCGATGTCGAAGCCATAGAGCTGAAGAAGAGCACGCTCACTCCCAAGGGCCCGATCTACGAGACCGTCGCGAGGTTCGAGCTGGCGGAGTGAAGCTGGAAGAGGAAGAGGGAAACCGGGATTATGGCAAGGTTTTTTCCCTCAATAAACTCCAGTCTATCCTTTGAGAGGAGTATCTTCTCCCTTATCCCGACCCTTGGAAAGTCCGAGGGCCTAACCCTATTCCTCCACTTCACCTCAACTCCAAAGCCGGGGGTTATGAAATCAACCTCCCTGGAACCGCTGAGGAAGTAAGTGGGATAGAGACGCTTCAGGTGTTCACCCACAACCCCCTCAATTATCCTGTCGGTCTCAGGTCCCCTTCCAAAGAGCCTTCTGAAGGTATGGATCAAAAGGGGATCAGTAAAGTAGAATTTGCGCTCTTTTCTAAACATGGGAGCAAAGTCGTGGAGTTTGACCTGGAAGTAGTTTCGTCCGATGAAGAGCCCCTCGAAGAGTTCAAGGTAGTCCCTCACCGTGACGTGGGAGCCTATCTCAAGCTCTTTAGCAAGGGAGTTGAGGGTTATCCTGTCCCCATAGCGGCGCAGGAGGCCCAGTATCATCGAGAGGGCTATTCTCTCGCTCCTCCCCAGTTTGGCAACGTCGAGGATCGTTGCGTTGTAGATCATTTCATAGGTCTCCGGGGTTATACCCCCTTCCAGCAGTTCGTAGATTGACCTCGGATAGCCCCCGGAGGAGAGATAAAAGTCGAGTGCCCCGCTTAGAACTTCAAGATGGGGGTAGAGCTCAAGGGCGTTTTCATAGAACTCCCGGCCCGTCTTTGGAAGCTCGTGGGGGAGTTTGAGGTTCCTCAGTCTTGGTTCAAAGATCAGAGAAACGGTCTTGAAGTCCAGCGGAAGGAACTCCTCAACTTTTATGTCCCTTCCGGGAAAGCTCTCCCTTTTGAGGCCAGCAGAAGTTGAGCCCGTGACCTGGAGAACCATCCTCGATGCAAGGGGGGAATCGAGAAGGAACTTAACCGACCTCTCCCAGCCCTCGACGAAGGTGACCTCATCGAGGAAAACGTAAACCGGCCCCTTCGTGCTCCGGAGAAAGGACCTGACAACCGAGACCATCTCGCGGTAGTCCCTCAGGAGGTCGCACGAGAAGTAGAGGATGTTCCTCGAACTCACCCCCGATTCTATGAGGTTCGCTATGGAGAGCTTCATGTAGGTGGTCTTACCAACCTGCCTCGGGCCTATCAGAACCTTGTTGGCCGGCTCAAAACGGTAGCCTATCCTCGGTTTCCGGGAAAGGGCTTTTTTAACCCTCTCGTCTTCGTATATCGCATCGGGATCGGCCCACCAGGGGTTCTGTAGAACGACCAGGTCTTCCATTTCACATCATTGACAGCTTGATAACAAAAGATATATAAAGATTTTGATAGCTAAGTATCAACAGGTGCAGAGTATGAGCCTTGATGACGCCATCGAAACCGTTCTTCAAAAAGTCCTCCGGAGGATACGCCCCACCGAGGAGGAGAGGGCCTTCGTTGAGGGGCTGATGAGGGAGCTGGAAGAGATTGCAAGGGAAACCATCGAAGACCTCGGCCTCGACGTTAAGCCCTACTTCGTTGGCTCCCTCGCGAAGGATACCTATTTAGCTGGAGACCACGACGTTGACCTCTTTCTTGCTTTTCCCCTCGATACCCCCCTGGAAGAGCTCCGCGAGGAAGGTCTAAGGCTCGGGAAGGCGATAGCGGAGAGGCTAGATTCCCATGAGGTGGCCTACGCCGAGCACCCATACGTGAGGGCAACATACAGGGGGGTAAAGGTTGATCTGGTCCCCTGCTACGACGTGGAAAGCTGGAGGGACGTGAGAACCGCCGTAGACCGCTCGATACTCCACACGAAGTGGGTGAATGAGCACCTCAACGGGAGAAACGACGATGTAAGGCTCCTCAAGCGTTTCCTGAAGGGGATCAACGCCTACGGGAGCGAGGTTTACGTGCGCGGCTTCTCAGGCTACCTGGCGGAGATACTGGTCATAAAGTACGGCTCCTTCCTCAAAGTCCTCGAAAACTCCGACTTCATCCTGAGGCAGAAGGTTATTGACCCCGCTGGCTGGCTGAGGAGAGAACCGGAGCCCGCCATGAAGACCGTCAAGCGGGAAACGGAAGAGGACAAGCCCCTCATAGTGATAGACCCCGTTGATCCAAGGAGGAACGTGGCGGCAAATCTGAGCTGGGAGAAGTACGGGAGGTTTTACTTCAAGGCTCATCAGTTCCTGGAAAACCCCTCCGAGGAGTTCTTCTTCCCAGAGACGAGGAAAAGCGGAAGCTACCTCGCGGAGCTGAGGAGGAAGGGGACGCACCTAGTGACGCTGGTCTTTAAAGTCCAGGAGCTCGTTGATGACCTGCTTCTCCCCCAGCTGGAGAGGAGCGCGCGGGGCTTCGAGAGGGCCCTTTCAAGGGAAGGCTTCAACGTCCTCGGCTGGAACGTCGGGCGTTCCTCGGGGAAGGCGTTCATAATGCTGGAAGTGGACCGCAGAGAAAGGGAGAGGGTGAAGATAAAGCCTGGACCAGAGTTTTTCACCGAGAGGGGCTGGGACTTCTACAGGAAGAACGGGAAGGTGTGGCTCATCGGCAAAAGGCTCTACGCTGAGAAGAGGGTGAAGGAGAGCATCCTGGAAGTTATCGAGGAGCTCCTCAAAAAGAACGCCGTGGCCCTGGGAAAGGGGATACGGGAGAATGTGAAGAGAGCGGAGATAGTGCTAGACTACGTTCCCAAGGAGCTGGAGGACGAGGCCTACCTCTTCCTGGCCAGAGAGAAGTGGAGCCTGAAGGAGCAGTAGGAACATCTTTCGCCTGTTCAGCTTTTTGTCGGCGATGTCCAGTATTCCCTTGATTTTCAGGTACTCCTTCCCCCCGAGCTTAGTCAGCAGGGATCCAAAAAGGGATATTTCGTCACTACGCTGGGTTTTACGGTTTCTTCCGTCCAATTCGCTCACCTCCGACACCAGAGGCGCATCAGTAGTATAGCCCACACGGCTTTTTAAGCGTTAGGCTAACAAAATTAGGAAACCTAAAGTAAAGGAACGGAGGATTTTCATAACCTGTGCTCACACCACTCTCGGTTCTCCCAGTCCCCGTGAACCTCGCCCGGTATGTGACCGGTGTCCGCGACGGCCCAGTCGAGGTTGTAATGCCCTATCAGATTCCTCAGCTCTCCCCTCAGGTCGCGCTTTCCGACGTAAAGGGCCGCCCTCGTCACGACGTTGTAGCCGCTGTTGGGAACCTCGGGCTTAAGCGCTTCCTCCCACGCCCTCCAGCTCGTCTCCCAGCCCTCCAGCGGGGGCATCGCGGAGAGGTTCCAGAGGTGGTACAGCTTATCGAAGTTAAGGAGCTTGAGGTAGGCCTCGATGAAGAACCCCTGGAGCTCGCTCCCGTCGAAGTAGCGCATCAGCTCGATGAGGGCCTTCGCCATGGTGGAGATGTTGCCAAAGGCCACGCGCGTGTCAAGGTTCTCCCAGAAGCGAGGGCAGGAGTGGTTGGCGAGGAGCATGAGGTAATAAATCCTCCCGAGTCTGAGGGCCTTTTCATCGCCGTTCGCGGGCTCAAGGACGTAATCCATGGAAGTCTCCAGGCCGAAGTGGTCGTAGTAGTCCCTGAAGAAGACCCTCGCGTACCTCACCAGGAACTCTTCAGAGAGGGCGTTGAGCTCAGCAAGGCCCTTTAAAACGCCGAGGCGGACTGTCCTGTTCAGTTCCTCGAAGAGCCTCGTGAAGGCCACCTTCCAGAGCTGGGAAATTCCCTTCCCCCTCGCCTCCCTCGCGAATACCCTTCCATCTGCTCTCCTGTAACCGAGCCATCTCGAATCGCTCGTCTTGCCGTCGAGGCTTAAATCGAAGTAGTCGCTCCAGCTGGAATAGTCCTTGACGGGCATCTCGAAGGAACACTCTCCATCGAGGCGCCTGAATTCGCCGGAGAGCTTCTTGGCCACGAACTCCATCGCCGAAACCCTCTCAACGCCCCTTCCCTTAAGCCCGTCCATCCAGGCGGTGAAGCGGTCGAGCTGTTCTGGATTCCCCAGGAGACTCTCAAGGTCGCTGGCCGTGAATACCAGGTAAGGGACGCCGAGGTTCTCCTTGTGGTCGTCGCGGTAGGAGAGGGTTCTCTCGACCAGGCCGGGAACGTCGAGTGTGTTGAAGGCGAAGGCATCACTTAAAGACCACTCCCTTCCGAAGACGAAGGAGCTTGAATAGCGGTTGCAGGAGTGCTTCGCCTGCGGGAAGTCGTAGAGGAGCTGCCTCTCGTCGAGGAGGAAGACGAGCCTTCGGTCGGTCGAGGACTCAACGATTTCAGCCGTTTTTCTGGTTATCACGGCCTCGGGGAGCCAGTAGCCTATCACCGGCTTTTTTCCGATGAGAGGGGCATAGAAGTCGAAGGAGACCCTCGCGAGAATCCTCTGCTCGAACTCGTCGAGGTGAGGAACTATGGGGTGGAAAGGTGTCGTTGGGACGGCGTCAAACCTCTGGAGAAGTTCAACCGTATCTTCAAAGGCCCGCCTGCGGTAGCGGAGGAGCATTAGGAAGGTGAAGGGCTCGATGTCTATGCTCACCCCCTCCATTCGCGACAGGGTGTCGGCTATGTGCTCGTAGGAGTAGAGCATCGCCCTCGTCCAGTTCTCGCCCCTGACTTCTTCCCCGCGGATTCTTATGGCAACGGGGCTTCTCCTCTCCTCGTACTCGATGGGCCTGCTCCCGTCGCCGTCTTTGACGTGGACGATGTCACCCGGCTGGTAGGCGTGGAAGTGGTGGGCGTACTTCATCAGCATTGTCTCACCGGGAGTGATACATTACCGACCCTTATTTGGGTTTCGGAGAAATTGGAGGGCATTTTTACCCAGATGTGCCCGATAGATTAATAAACCTGTGCATTGAGTGTCAATCGGTGGGAGAATGGAGCGCGAATTCAGGAGGATTCTGGGTGAAGACCTGGCCAACTACCTGGAGCTAATGAGGGCGAAGCTGGCCTTCGCCGAGGAGCTGTACGGAATAAAGATGAACTACGTGCCCCTCATCACGGAGGGGGAGATAGTGATCCTCGACAAGAACGACGGGAAAATTAAGTGGCTGAAGACCAAGAGACCGCTCACAGTCGAGGAGTTCAAAGCCCTGGCGGATAAAATAAAGGAAAACCTTGAGTCCGGATACGTTGAGATGCTCCTGTCCATGAACATGGGCTGTATCAACGGGCCCGGCGAGTAACCTTTTAAACCTCCCCGACAACTCGGCTCGATGAACCGCTCCGAGCTGATACTCCTCGGCATCACTGCTATATGGGGCTTCACTTTCCCCGCCATGAAGGTTAGCCTTGCCTACCTGCCTCCGATACTCTTTCTGGCGTACCGCTTCGGCATAGCCTCGCTCCTAATGCTGCTGATTTTCCGCGAAAGGGTCCTTAAGAGGGAGACCTTTAAGGAGGGCTTCATCCTGGGGGCGACCCTCTTCTTCGGCCACGGCTTCCAGATAGTCGGGCTGAAGTACACCACCGCCTCGAACTCCGCCTTCATAACCTCGCTCTACGTCGTCTTCACGCCCTTCATAGCCTACTTCCTGCTGAGGGAGGGGCTCAAGCTTAGAGATGCTGCTTCACTCGCGATAGCCCTCACCGGCCTCTACCTCATCTCCGGGGCGAGCCCGGACTTCAACTACGGCGACATGCTCACCGTCCTGTGTGCCCTGAGCTTTGCCTTCCAGATAGTGCTCGTCCAGCGCTTTGGGGAGAAGGACTACCTCAGCCTGGCCTTCTGGCAGATAACGTGGAACTTCGTCTTTTCGCTGGCCTTTGCGCTCGTCGCCGAGCCCTTCACCCTCCCGACCGACCCGATGCCATGGGCCGGAATCCTGTACACCTCGGTCTTCGCGACGGTGATAGCCTTCACGCTCCAGGTGAAGCACCAGAGGAACACGAGGGCACACAAGGCGGCACTTATTTACTCGGCCGAGCCGATATTCGGCCACGTTGCGGCGTTTCTAACCATAGGGGAGGTCCTGAGTTCCCGGGGCTACCTCGGGGCGGCGCTGATAATGGCGGGGATATGGAACGAGATTAGAAAAGGGTAAGGGGTTTAAGTCTTAAACTTGGCTTCGCCCACTCCGATGTTGGTCTCAACCCGAACAAGAATTCCGCCGCTTTCCATGGCGTCCCGTATTGAGCCGTCGTCGTCCGGAACCTCGATGGTTCCGATGGACTTTCCAGCAAGCTTCTTGCCTCCTCCCACAAGCTTTGGTTTCCTGATGTCCGTTATCTCCACCTTGCTGGGCAGGGCGAGGATCCTGAGACGCAATAGCATGGCCTCCCTGCTGGAGGTGTTCTCCACTCTGACGGTGAGCTTTCCGTCTCTTATCTCAGCAGTGGTGACCTTGATTGGGCTCTTCTTTCTGAAGGCCAGTAACGCCAGCACCACCAAGATCAGCGCCCCAAGCCCGATGTAGAGGTAGACGTTAGTTTTCTCCTCCTCCGCCTGGCTTGGACTGGCTTGCCCCATACTAACCCCCGCCATCTCTGCGGTAACTTCCAGGGTCTTTATTTCGGTCTTCGCATAGAGCTTGCCGCTTGAGTACAGGAGCATCTGGAACTCGTATTTTCCAGGTTTCCATCCCTCAATCGGGACGTAGTTGTACTTGAACTCCGTGTCATTGAGGGGAAGGAGCGGCATCTTAGAAACACTAACATTTTCAACAGGTTTTCCGTTGTAGCTGACTCTCAGAACAACCTCCGCGTCTTTTAGTGGTTTGAAAAGGTTTCTGACGGTCGCCACCACATAGGCATAACCGATCCTCCCTTCGGAATTCTTCGCCGGGACTACATCGAAAGCCACGAAGTAAACCGTCTTAACAACAAGCCTAACCTCCTTCTCCTCGTTCGGACCGATCTCAAACTCGGTTGCATTGAGAAGCTGGCCAGCGAGGTACGCCTCGGCGCGGTATTTGCCAGGGGCAACGATGGCCTCAAGTTTTCCCGTGTCGGTACGCTTTATAGGGTACTTGGAGGGCATCGAAAGGAGAACCAGATCAACCGGAACAACGTTGCCTGTTACATCAACTGTGGTGATCGTTACTCTGGCACCTTCTCCTGTTACGATAACGGTTGCCTTCAGGGCGCCCGATGGAGTTGCCACGCTGACGTTGCCCACCTGCTTTATTTCCTCACCGCCCACGGTGACCGTGTAGTTTCCGGGAGGGCAGTTGGGAGCGGCTTTAAGGGTAACGTAGACAACCTTGCGCTCCCCCGGTTGAAGAATAAACTCGTTCTCTGAGAACTCGACAGTGAGGAGATCCGTCTGGGGGGTCACCTGGTAAGTCATTCTAACATGGATAGTCTCGTTTGAGGGGTTGCTTATAACCACTGTGGAGCCCGTGACTGTACCCCCAATCGGCACGTAATACGTGTGCGAATAGAAATCACCGGAAACACCGATGTAACCTGCAACTCCAGGTGCTAGAAGTAACAACAGCAGGAGTGGAATCAAGGGTACCCTGCTCCATTCCATCGTCACCACCCCCTACAAATTTAAACACTTAAAGTATTTAAATTCTACGGGGGTCCGAAATCCCGGACAAAATCAAGATAGGCTCTGCCAAAACAGAGCAAAAAAAGAAAGTCAAGAGACATCAGCTGAGGCCTCAGGCGTTGGTCACCTGGAAGTAGACGTGCCCAACGTAGGTGTCCTGATCAATGTTGCTACCGACGTCAAGCCACATGTAAGCGTAGTGGTGGGCTCCCTGCCCGGCACTGGCATCACCGTCCTGGGTCGGCCCCGCCTGGTTGTCCAGCCAGAGGGTGTAGGTGCTTGCTATGGCTCCTGCGGTAGAGGGGTCGTTGTTGGTGTTGATCTTGAGGAGTATCTGCTTGTCTCCTGGCGTGGCAGTAACAACACTGACCGTCCTGCTGTTGTTGTTAACACCCGTCCAAGTGGCATCGCTCTTGACATTGACGTCATAGTTACCGTTGCTGATGACGTAGACATCGAGGTACCCGGTGCTCGGAGAGGTCAGTGGGTTGTCAGTGCTCTGCGGATTGACGGTACCAAAGGCAAAGCTGTTAGTGACCCATATCTCTCCATACCAGTTAACAGTGTAGCCATAGCCGGTGTAGACGTTACTTTCAAGGGCCTCATTGTCCACGACCTTCACCTGGAAGTCCCAGTCCCCACCGGCAATACCATCGTTGGCCTCCCTCGCAACCTTGCCGACTACGATCTCAACGCTAAAGGTGCCCGTACTCTGGTCCCAGGTCTGCGGATCAACCTGGCTTATTATCTGCCAGGTTCCAAACGTGGTGCCTATCTCATTGCCCGTGGCGTCGTAGAACTTCCAGGTCCCTGGCTGGTCGCTGAAGGGCGTTCTAACGTACTTGAGTATCACATAGCTGCTCGGATCTGTGTCTCCAGCCGGGAGCGGACCAACCTTGGTGTTGTTCGTGTCATAGTAGAACCAGATGGTTATCTCCTTTATGTCGTCCATCGTGTTAACGTCACTGATGGTTATGTCGATCCAGTAGGCATTGCCCGGGGTTGCACTGGTGGTCTGGGTGGTGTGATCGTCGAGGTAGAACTTGACGTCGGTGACCTGAGGAGCCACTGCTCCAATGCTGAACTGTCCGCCGCTGCTGGCCTCGGTACCTGCACTGACAATCGGCACTGTTACCATTGCAAGGCTAACAAACAACACAAACAGGGCCTTCCAGAGCCTTGCCCCTGCCATGGTTCCTCCCTCCCAGGGGACGATATCAGGATTACATCATCGGGAGTTCGATTTCAGCAGGGGCAGGTTCAAAGTTTGATATAGTGTTTATTCCCATAGTCATATACTAAAGTAATGTTATTTAAAATTTTCGTTATTAAAAGTTCCGATCATTAACAAAATCGTTTCTAATTGGAACGGATCCAAAAATTGAACACCGTACCAATTGGCTGGCAAATGTCCAAGATCAACAACTTGGTTATACAAATCAGACGGCACATTTCGAATATCATTGAGGACAGCACAACACCTTTAGAAACAAAAAGTTAAAAAATATTGGACCAGAACAATACTCAAGAAAAATAGGGGGGAACTGTCATGATACACGCGTACATCAAAGAGAAAACCAAGGAGTTCTCGAAGGAGGAGAAGGAGAAGCGCTACAAGTACCTCGGAAAGGAGGTCATAGACGTTGGTGACCCAGGACTGGACAGCATTCCGGAGTTCTACGGCATAGCAAATGCAATATGGCGCGACTGGAAGAACGGCGAGATAAGTACCAAGACGGCGCTCGGGAGGCTCGCGCTCCTCAAACTGCTCACGTACAAGGGCAAGAACAAGAAAATCCAGGACATACCCGAGGAGGAGCTCGAGGAGGTCAGGAGGTTCATCGACTACGTGATGCAGGTCATAAAGAACGAGAGCAGGCGCAAAGGTGAGCCCGAGGAGGAGCGTCAGGTTTAAAATTTTGAACTCCTACCTTCTACGCCCTCCCCTCTCACACCCCCGCGAGAGGTGACCGGGGGGCGGTCGGGGAGGGCACAGTTTTATACTGCGGGCTTTTCTATCCAAAAACCTTATAAGGGAAGTTCCCAATTCTGCCCCGATGCCCATGAGGGGGGAGTGTTTTATCCTTCGCTTCGCCCGTTTCGCGGCTTGAGTCCCCCTGTTCTAGGGTAGTCCATCATAAAGATCATTTCTGGAGGGTTTTAACATGATAAAGGAACCGGAGTTTAGGGAGTACAACCCAGGAAAGCTTGAAGAGAAGGTCGAGCGCTTTTGGCAGGAGAACAGCGTCTATGAGAAGGTGAAAGTGAGCAGAGCCGAAGGCCCGAAGTACTACTTCCTCGACGGGCCGCCCTACGTCAGCGGTGCAATACACCTCGGAACCGCCTGGAACAAGATAATCAAGGACATGATAATCCGCTTCCGGACGATGCAGGGCTACAACGTCCGCAGGCAGCCGGGCTTCGACATGCATGGCCTTCCGATAGAGGTCAAGGTCGAGCAGGCCCTCGGGCTCAAGACCAAGAAGGACATAGAGACCGAGATAGGTGTGGACAACTTCATCAGGAAGTGCAAGGAGTTCGCCCTCAACAACCTCAGGGTCATGACGGAGCAGTTCAAGATGCTCGGCGTATGGATGGACTGGGACGAGCCGTACATGACGATAAAAAACGAGTACATCGAATCGGGCTGGTTCACGCTCAAGCGCGCCTGGGAGAAGGGCCTGCTTGAGAAGGACAAGCGCGTCCTCCACTGGTGCCCGCGCTGTGAGACTGCCTTGGCCGAACACGAGGTCCGCGGTGAGTACAAGCTCAGGAAAGACCCGAGCATATACGTCAAGTTCCCGGTTGAGGGCAAGGAGAACGAGTACCTCCTCATCTGGACGACGACACCGTGGACGCTCCCCGCTAATTTAGCCGTTACCGTTCACCCGGAGTACGAGTACGCCAAGGTTAAGGTCGAGACCGAGAACGGGGAGGAGTACTGGATAATAGCGAAGGCCCTCGTCGAGCGCGTTCTCAACGAGGTCGGCGTCAGGGGAGAGATAGTTGATGAGTTCAAGGGAGAGGAGCTCGAAGGACTCCGCTACGTCCACGTCCTCATGGACGAGTATCCAGCCCAAAAGGAGTTCCGCGAAAGGTACGAGTGGGCGCACAGGGTTATCCTCGGCGAGCATGTAACTTTGGAGGACGGTACGGGTTTGGTTCACACCGCCCCCGGCCACGGTGAGGAGGACTTCGAGGTCGGTCAGCGCTATGGTTTGCCGGTTTACAGCCCGGTTGATGATCAAGGAAGGTACACAGAGGGCAGGTGGAAAGGAGTCTATGTCAAAGACGCCGATAAGGAGATAATCGAGCACCTTCGCGGGAAGGGCTACCTCGTGAAGGCTGGTGAGATAGAGCACAAGTACCCGCACTGCTGGCGCTGTAAGACCCCGCTCATATTCCGCGCCACTGACCAGTGGTTCCTCAAGGTCAGCAGGGTGAAGGACAGGATAATCAAGGAGAACGACGAGAAGGTGACCTGGTATCCGGACTGGGTCAAAGTGAGATACGACAACGGTGTCATGAACTCGGGCGACTGGGTCATAAGCAGGCAACGCTACTGGGGAATACCGCTCCCGATATGGGGGAGCGAGGACGGCGAGATATACGTCGTTGGCTCGTTCAAGGAGCTGGTGGAGCTCAGCGTCGCAATAGAGGTTAACGGCGAGAGAATAGAGCTCCCGGAGAGCTACGAAGAGAAGCTCAAGCTTATAGAAGAGAAGCTCGGCCCGGAGGACCTGCACAGGCCCTACGTCGATGCCTTCATCATAAAGGTCAACGGCAAGGAG
This Thermococcus cleftensis DNA region includes the following protein-coding sequences:
- a CDS encoding COG1470 family protein, whose amino-acid sequence is MEWSRVPLIPLLLLLLLAPGVAGYIGVSGDFYSHTYYVPIGGTVTGSTVVISNPSNETIHVRMTYQVTPQTDLLTVEFSENEFILQPGERKVVYVTLKAAPNCPPGNYTVTVGGEEIKQVGNVSVATPSGALKATVIVTGEGARVTITTVDVTGNVVPVDLVLLSMPSKYPIKRTDTGKLEAIVAPGKYRAEAYLAGQLLNATEFEIGPNEEKEVRLVVKTVYFVAFDVVPAKNSEGRIGYAYVVATVRNLFKPLKDAEVVLRVSYNGKPVENVSVSKMPLLPLNDTEFKYNYVPIEGWKPGKYEFQMLLYSSGKLYAKTEIKTLEVTAEMAGVSMGQASPSQAEEEKTNVYLYIGLGALILVVLALLAFRKKSPIKVTTAEIRDGKLTVRVENTSSREAMLLRLRILALPSKVEITDIRKPKLVGGGKKLAGKSIGTIEVPDDDGSIRDAMESGGILVRVETNIGVGEAKFKT
- the ileS gene encoding isoleucine--tRNA ligase, whose translation is MIKEPEFREYNPGKLEEKVERFWQENSVYEKVKVSRAEGPKYYFLDGPPYVSGAIHLGTAWNKIIKDMIIRFRTMQGYNVRRQPGFDMHGLPIEVKVEQALGLKTKKDIETEIGVDNFIRKCKEFALNNLRVMTEQFKMLGVWMDWDEPYMTIKNEYIESGWFTLKRAWEKGLLEKDKRVLHWCPRCETALAEHEVRGEYKLRKDPSIYVKFPVEGKENEYLLIWTTTPWTLPANLAVTVHPEYEYAKVKVETENGEEYWIIAKALVERVLNEVGVRGEIVDEFKGEELEGLRYVHVLMDEYPAQKEFRERYEWAHRVILGEHVTLEDGTGLVHTAPGHGEEDFEVGQRYGLPVYSPVDDQGRYTEGRWKGVYVKDADKEIIEHLRGKGYLVKAGEIEHKYPHCWRCKTPLIFRATDQWFLKVSRVKDRIIKENDEKVTWYPDWVKVRYDNGVMNSGDWVISRQRYWGIPLPIWGSEDGEIYVVGSFKELVELSVAIEVNGERIELPESYEEKLKLIEEKLGPEDLHRPYVDAFIIKVNGKEMRRVKDVVDVWFDSGIASWASLDYPRNRELFEKLWPADFIVEGEDQVTKWFYSQQAASVIAFDTVPYRHVAMHGYVLDEKGDKMSKSLGNIIRPEEVVQKEGRDPFRFYMLWATNPWENLRFSWKGLEQVKRMLNILWNVYVLSATYMSLDNFDPTRLKPEELPFREEDRWILSRVNGLIDEVTEGIETFRLTKATRAIYNFVVEDLSRWYVRLIRKRMWVEGDDPDKLAAYYTIWKVFDVLLRLMAPFTPYIAEEIYQNMLRPFLGVESVHMLDWPKADEKVRDEELEREMEYVRRIVEAGSSARQRARIKLRYPVRRIVVETEDETVKRAVERLNRILRDQLNAKEVVVGKVERELVIKPNFAKVGPEFKGDARLVIAWINEHGRELYEKGEMDVEIEGKTFHLTREHLSVEEKLPDFLVSEEFEGGRVFVDKTLTRELLAEGLAREFVRRIQEMRKRLDLDVNDRIVVTIETTGENRELLQENLDYVEKETRAVEVRFGEARGYVVEWPEVQAKIGIEKV